A section of the Bacillus sp. HSf4 genome encodes:
- a CDS encoding ABC transporter permease, producing the protein MFKLIVNEWIKIFSRKGTYVMIGILLLSVIGLGILAKTSGVADPNTDWKKELAQENANMKEQLKGVNNPTLEKNYERSIAINEYRIKHDMPEDGKYSAMSFINDAGDVISLTGLFVITVAAGIVANEFSWGTVKLLVIRPISRFKILLAKYITVLLFGLALLVILYASAGITGLALFGAGDGSQVHLAYVDGSVEEKNLLLHLGVGYLMKSISLLMMATMAFMISAVFRNSSLAVGISIFLLAVGGTATNLLSLKFDWVKYILFANTDLSQYFDREPLVSGMTLGFSVTVLAVYYIIFQVLAFGVFTKRDIAS; encoded by the coding sequence ATGTTTAAGCTTATCGTGAATGAATGGATCAAGATTTTCAGCCGAAAAGGAACATACGTCATGATCGGGATATTGCTGTTATCGGTCATTGGATTGGGCATTCTCGCGAAAACGAGCGGAGTGGCAGATCCAAACACAGACTGGAAAAAGGAACTGGCGCAGGAAAATGCGAATATGAAGGAACAGCTGAAAGGGGTCAACAATCCGACACTTGAAAAAAACTATGAAAGGTCGATCGCGATTAATGAGTATCGGATCAAGCACGATATGCCGGAAGACGGAAAGTATTCGGCGATGTCGTTTATCAATGATGCCGGAGATGTGATCTCCCTGACCGGTCTGTTTGTGATTACGGTGGCGGCTGGAATCGTCGCCAACGAGTTCAGCTGGGGGACGGTGAAGCTCCTGGTGATTCGGCCGATCAGCCGCTTTAAAATTTTGCTGGCGAAATATATAACGGTCCTGCTTTTTGGCTTGGCACTGCTTGTCATTTTGTATGCAAGCGCAGGGATAACAGGTCTTGCTTTATTCGGAGCGGGTGACGGCAGCCAGGTTCACTTGGCGTATGTCGACGGAAGTGTTGAAGAAAAGAACCTGTTGTTGCATCTGGGCGTGGGCTACCTGATGAAATCAATCTCGCTGTTGATGATGGCGACGATGGCCTTTATGATTTCAGCGGTTTTTAGAAACAGTTCGCTTGCAGTAGGTATTTCCATTTTCCTTTTGGCCGTTGGCGGTACGGCAACCAATCTTCTCTCGCTGAAATTCGACTGGGTGAAATACATCTTATTTGCAAACACAGACCTAAGCCAATACTTTGACAGGGAGCCGCTTGTTTCCGGCATGACGCTCGGCTTCTCGGTGACGGTGCTGGCGGTGTATTACATCATTTTTCAAGTGCTGGCTTTTGGCGTGTTTACGAAAAGAGACATCGCCTCATAA
- the cspB gene encoding cold shock-like protein CspB — MLEGKVKWFNSEKGFGFIEVEGQDDVFVHFSAIQGEGFKTLEEGQSVSFEIVEGNRGPQAANVTKA, encoded by the coding sequence ATGCTAGAAGGTAAAGTAAAATGGTTTAACTCTGAAAAAGGTTTCGGATTCATCGAAGTAGAAGGACAAGACGATGTATTCGTTCATTTCTCTGCTATTCAAGGCGAAGGCTTCAAAACTTTGGAAGAAGGCCAATCTGTTTCTTTCGAAATCGTTGAAGGAAACCGCGGACCACAAGCTGCTAACGTAACAAAAGCATAA
- a CDS encoding L-cystine transporter yields the protein MMTFFVIINILVMLFLMALLYMMQKKHVSFSKRVFSALGLGIVYGFALHFIYGSSSETITQTSDWFNIAGGGYVKFLQMIVMPLVFISILGAFTKLKLTNNIGKISGLIIGILIATTAVAAAVGIASALSFDLQAVHVDQGAAEATRGAELEQKSQAMEAKTLPQQIVELLPGNPFLDFTGARPTSTIAVVIFAAFLGIAYLGVKRKQPEQAELFKKIVDAIYAIVMRVVTLILRLTPYGVLAIMTKTIATSDLDSIAKLGKFVIASYAALIVMFIIHLLLITISGLNPVTYVKKAFPVLVFAFTSRSSAGALPLNIKTQRSLGIPEGIANFAGSFGLSIGQNGCAGIYPAMLAVMIAPTIGQNPLDPSFLFTLIAVVAVSSFGVAGVGGGATFAALLVLSALNMPVALAGLLISVEPLIDMGRTALNVSGSMTSGLVTSKVTKELETDTYHDRTNIIEAEM from the coding sequence ATTATGACATTCTTTGTGATTATTAATATTCTCGTCATGCTTTTTCTGATGGCGCTCCTTTATATGATGCAAAAAAAGCATGTTTCGTTTTCTAAGCGGGTATTTTCCGCTCTTGGACTCGGAATTGTTTATGGATTCGCTTTGCATTTTATATATGGTTCGTCTTCAGAAACGATTACACAAACGTCTGACTGGTTCAATATTGCGGGCGGCGGTTATGTCAAGTTTTTGCAGATGATCGTCATGCCGCTTGTTTTCATTTCGATTTTAGGGGCGTTTACAAAGCTTAAACTGACCAATAATATCGGAAAAATCAGCGGGCTGATCATCGGAATTTTGATTGCGACGACGGCTGTCGCTGCCGCTGTAGGTATTGCGTCCGCGCTTTCCTTCGACCTTCAGGCCGTCCATGTTGACCAAGGGGCGGCTGAAGCGACAAGAGGTGCCGAGCTTGAGCAGAAATCCCAAGCCATGGAGGCCAAAACACTGCCCCAGCAAATTGTTGAGCTCCTTCCGGGAAATCCGTTTTTAGATTTTACCGGAGCAAGACCGACATCAACAATCGCTGTTGTCATTTTTGCGGCCTTTCTCGGTATCGCATATCTTGGCGTGAAGAGAAAACAGCCTGAACAGGCCGAACTTTTCAAAAAAATCGTTGATGCGATATATGCGATTGTGATGCGTGTTGTGACGCTCATTTTAAGACTGACGCCTTACGGTGTCTTAGCGATTATGACAAAAACGATTGCGACAAGCGACCTCGACAGTATCGCTAAACTCGGCAAATTTGTGATTGCGTCATATGCGGCGCTGATTGTGATGTTCATTATTCATTTGCTGCTGATTACAATCAGCGGATTAAACCCGGTCACATACGTGAAAAAGGCATTTCCGGTGCTTGTCTTTGCCTTCACGTCTAGATCCAGTGCCGGTGCATTGCCATTGAACATCAAAACGCAAAGAAGCCTGGGCATTCCAGAAGGAATCGCCAACTTTGCCGGTTCCTTCGGTTTATCGATCGGTCAAAACGGCTGCGCCGGTATTTATCCGGCCATGCTTGCGGTTATGATCGCGCCGACGATCGGTCAAAATCCGCTTGATCCGTCATTTCTTTTCACATTGATCGCCGTCGTTGCTGTCAGCTCGTTCGGTGTGGCCGGCGTCGGAGGCGGGGCGACATTTGCGGCGCTTCTCGTCCTATCGGCTTTAAATATGCCGGTTGCCCTTGCAGGGCTGTTGATTTCAGTAGAACCGCTGATTGACATGGGCCGGACGGCTCTCAATGTCAGCGGCAGCATGACTTCCGGTCTTGTGACAAGCAAGGTGACAAAAGAGCTTGAAACCGATACGTACCATGACCGAACAAATATTATTGAAGCTGAAATGTAG
- a CDS encoding S9 family peptidase, producing MQGAKELFHVFRIADFAVHPEETQLIFDTNINGKSNLWAMDLPHAYPYQLSFLNQNSQGIAYSKDASVIVAGFDNDGDERSGLYKLSAKGGEPVPLNGNKTDRHFEPIPANHAVYYTSTKDNPTFLNTYKCDLLTGKEELVFEGKGGPSMLSDVSPGEKAVSILVSYVNSHCVCMVQTEKGDITTIVPDKEKPHMVYSSFFTSDDELYVTLNYDSEFSYLASYTISSDTFAPVLSIDKTELTSIHPDPNGKYLYLIGKKGVKDVLYEYETATGEAREIASPCTSIAKVCCVKSGSLYLLGSTPTRPANIYVKSRNEANWRQLTKHIVPGFSEDELSYPEVVTYPSFDGLPIEAMLFKPAAREANGWTIIWPHGGPQHAEQFMFYDIFQIAAKMGYQVFMPNFRGSANYGYSFYKMVEQDWGGGPRLDMVNGIDWLIEKNLADPDKLYLMGGSYGGYMALLLHGRHPEYFRAVVDICGVSNLFSFAKSVPDFWKPFMEKWVGDPEHDDEKMKADSPITYLQTMTRPMLIVQGANDPRVVKEESDQVVDQLKAWGRDIEYIVMENEGHGFSKKENKIKVLTAIFSFFEKHRQTQTSKA from the coding sequence ATGCAAGGTGCCAAAGAATTATTTCATGTTTTTCGAATTGCAGACTTTGCCGTTCACCCAGAGGAGACGCAGCTTATCTTTGACACAAACATCAATGGAAAATCAAACTTGTGGGCGATGGATCTTCCCCACGCATATCCATATCAGCTTTCATTTTTGAATCAGAACTCACAAGGTATCGCCTACAGCAAAGACGCATCTGTCATTGTCGCTGGGTTTGACAATGATGGAGACGAACGAAGCGGGCTTTACAAGCTATCGGCAAAAGGCGGTGAGCCCGTGCCGCTAAACGGAAACAAAACGGACCGCCATTTTGAACCGATACCGGCAAACCACGCAGTGTACTACACGTCAACGAAAGATAACCCTACATTTTTAAATACATACAAATGCGACCTTTTGACAGGCAAGGAAGAGCTTGTTTTTGAAGGAAAAGGCGGGCCATCCATGCTTAGCGATGTCAGCCCCGGTGAAAAGGCGGTCAGCATCCTTGTCTCCTATGTCAACAGCCATTGCGTCTGTATGGTCCAGACTGAAAAGGGAGATATCACAACGATTGTTCCCGACAAAGAGAAGCCCCACATGGTCTATTCATCCTTTTTCACATCAGATGACGAGCTGTACGTTACTCTCAACTACGATTCCGAATTTTCATATCTTGCGTCATACACCATTTCGTCCGATACATTCGCCCCGGTTCTTTCAATCGACAAAACGGAGCTGACATCGATTCACCCCGATCCGAACGGGAAATATCTCTACCTCATTGGAAAAAAAGGTGTGAAAGATGTGCTGTATGAATATGAGACAGCGACGGGAGAAGCAAGAGAGATCGCGTCTCCATGCACATCCATCGCCAAAGTATGCTGTGTGAAATCGGGATCGCTCTACTTGTTGGGATCTACCCCGACCCGGCCGGCGAACATTTATGTGAAAAGCCGGAACGAAGCAAACTGGCGGCAATTGACTAAGCACATTGTTCCGGGTTTTAGTGAAGACGAGCTGTCATATCCGGAAGTCGTCACATATCCGTCGTTTGACGGCTTGCCGATCGAGGCGATGCTGTTTAAGCCGGCGGCAAGAGAAGCAAACGGCTGGACGATCATTTGGCCGCACGGCGGACCGCAGCACGCGGAACAATTCATGTTCTATGATATTTTTCAGATCGCAGCGAAAATGGGATATCAAGTATTTATGCCGAATTTCCGCGGGTCTGCAAATTATGGCTATTCATTTTACAAAATGGTGGAACAGGATTGGGGAGGCGGGCCGCGGCTCGATATGGTGAACGGCATCGACTGGCTCATCGAAAAAAACCTTGCCGACCCTGACAAACTGTATTTAATGGGCGGCAGCTATGGCGGTTATATGGCTCTTTTACTGCATGGAAGGCATCCTGAATATTTTCGCGCCGTCGTTGATATATGCGGAGTCAGCAACCTGTTTTCCTTCGCCAAATCCGTTCCTGATTTCTGGAAGCCTTTTATGGAAAAATGGGTCGGCGATCCGGAACATGATGATGAAAAGATGAAAGCCGACTCCCCGATCACTTATTTGCAAACGATGACGCGGCCGATGCTGATTGTTCAAGGAGCAAACGATCCGCGCGTCGTCAAAGAGGAGTCAGACCAGGTCGTCGACCAGCTGAAAGCCTGGGGAAGGGACATTGAATATATCGTCATGGAAAATGAAGGACACGGTTTTTCCAAAAAAGAAAACAAAATCAAGGTGCTCACCGCGATTTTCAGCTTTTTTGAAAAACACCGGCAAACTCAGACGTCCAAAGCATGA
- a CDS encoding YhcN/YlaJ family sporulation lipoprotein gives MFNLKKGAIIAFLLPLLFAAGCGMANQGENARRNQDNALQNVTNRDNLNDGTNVNDVNDRNNRMNVTDNRDLNRDNRNNNNGNNMESADDVADKVAKLKEVSSANVIVTDNNAYVAVVLKGNPKGDVTGDLKEKISKKVKETDKSIDNVFVSANPDFVDRMRNYGDRINNGEPIEGIFDEFGETINRIFPQQR, from the coding sequence ATGTTCAACCTGAAAAAGGGCGCAATCATCGCTTTTCTTCTTCCGCTGTTGTTTGCTGCGGGATGCGGAATGGCGAACCAAGGCGAAAATGCCCGCCGCAATCAAGATAATGCGCTTCAAAATGTGACCAACAGAGATAATCTGAATGATGGAACAAACGTAAATGATGTCAATGATCGAAATAACCGGATGAATGTCACGGACAACCGCGATCTCAACCGGGACAATCGGAACAATAATAATGGAAATAACATGGAATCTGCCGATGATGTAGCAGATAAAGTAGCAAAACTGAAAGAAGTCAGCAGCGCCAATGTGATTGTGACAGACAACAACGCTTATGTGGCAGTTGTCTTGAAAGGCAATCCGAAAGGCGACGTCACCGGCGATTTGAAGGAGAAAATCTCCAAGAAAGTGAAAGAAACAGACAAAAGCATCGACAATGTATTTGTTTCAGCCAATCCGGATTTTGTTGACCGCATGAGAAATTATGGAGACAGGATCAACAACGGTGAACCGATTGAAGGCATTTTTGACGAGTTTGGCGAGACGATCAACAGAATTTTTCCTCAGCAAAGATAA
- a CDS encoding spore coat protein, whose amino-acid sequence MEQPNQQQQMQINQGNEGMQHMNHGGHEVFDMHEVLSGMIGTLEQYMMFRQQVKDPELLDILDRQHQFITSQYNLTVECFRTGQKPSQETATYMMKQDRQFVYGLKNTQPKTPKQSPQQIDDACISSFMLSLMKTCCSSLAMAAPEVTNPVCRRVLADQIPHYIEMAYEIFLYQNKHGYYQVPQLASQDMQKMLSAYAPAQGQMQMPPNNGQTQQRPIH is encoded by the coding sequence ATGGAACAACCAAACCAACAGCAGCAAATGCAAATCAATCAGGGCAATGAAGGAATGCAGCACATGAATCACGGAGGCCACGAGGTTTTTGATATGCACGAAGTGCTGTCAGGAATGATCGGTACTCTGGAGCAGTACATGATGTTCAGACAGCAAGTGAAGGATCCCGAGCTGCTCGATATTTTAGATAGACAGCATCAATTTATTACGTCGCAGTACAATCTGACAGTAGAGTGCTTCCGGACGGGGCAAAAACCGAGCCAGGAAACGGCGACTTATATGATGAAGCAGGATCGCCAGTTTGTTTACGGCTTGAAGAACACCCAGCCTAAAACGCCGAAGCAGTCTCCTCAACAAATCGATGACGCCTGCATCAGCAGCTTTATGCTCAGCTTAATGAAGACATGTTGTTCCTCTCTTGCCATGGCAGCTCCCGAGGTGACGAACCCTGTCTGCAGAAGGGTGCTTGCGGACCAAATTCCTCACTATATCGAGATGGCTTATGAAATCTTTCTTTACCAAAACAAACACGGCTATTACCAGGTGCCTCAACTTGCTTCTCAGGATATGCAAAAAATGCTTTCGGCTTACGCGCCTGCTCAAGGTCAGATGCAGATGCCTCCAAACAACGGCCAAACGCAGCAGAGACCGATTCATTAA
- a CDS encoding ATP-binding protein: MLGSSETVGKMSGLSDDEALYPKVQLEAYKKINELSDFYRMDDIYLSLIDQYACPCTILNDRGEIVASSNRAQTYLTCPKGSIDQAFPASLAQQINAALKRVKKEKRETALKNVPIYLSGKLSFVHLTLKSYFRQYHKLYVLLIEKAHEERRAGDSGQTSECDQQLQRTIKELEASNEALIAANQNLQNKNRKLMKVNKAYENKIRELNTIKKEMDNLLIHTDTAAVFLDQHLQLKLFTPKAAHMFELDKRDIGSSAKVLGNRLKYEAYAEGVKAALEENRTIQKEWNTSAGEWYAVKIIPYRKAVNRVEGVVITFANITELKMTNEALHISSQAIDQSPANILMASVEGTVQYANKRFCQLIGKEQAEISGKNVFNLYHEHFDCSDLAGCWEQVLEKNPWSGELHCRDNNGKDRWEQVSLVPVEDHEGDVQQVMVISEDITNQKQSEKMLMKSEMLSAVGQLAAGIAHEIRNPLTSLKGFLQLMIQSKKYQKDYAEVMMSEFIRLESIINEFLVLAKTKSATYDPVQVNTIVEDVCMILESQAVLNSVRIEKELSGDLPEILAVTNELKQVFLNILKNAIEAMEDVQGVISIRSYREKDSVFIIFEDQGKGISKEVLEKLGEPFYTTKEKGTGLGLMVTFKIIENHGGSIRFESEEGKGTKVKLKLPIKE, from the coding sequence ATGCTGGGCTCAAGCGAGACGGTTGGAAAAATGTCAGGCTTAAGTGATGATGAAGCTTTGTATCCAAAGGTGCAATTGGAAGCATATAAAAAAATCAACGAACTGAGTGATTTCTACAGAATGGATGATATTTACCTGTCACTAATCGACCAGTATGCATGTCCTTGTACGATTCTAAACGACAGGGGAGAAATTGTAGCATCTTCAAATCGCGCGCAAACATATTTAACATGTCCAAAAGGAAGCATCGACCAAGCGTTTCCCGCCAGTTTGGCACAGCAGATCAATGCGGCTTTGAAGCGGGTGAAAAAAGAAAAGAGGGAGACGGCACTCAAAAACGTTCCGATTTATTTAAGCGGAAAGCTTTCCTTTGTTCATCTGACATTAAAAAGTTACTTTCGTCAATACCACAAGCTGTACGTACTTTTAATCGAAAAAGCACACGAGGAGAGACGCGCAGGAGACAGCGGACAAACATCAGAATGCGATCAGCAGCTTCAGCGAACGATAAAAGAGCTTGAAGCGTCCAATGAGGCATTGATAGCCGCAAATCAGAACTTACAAAATAAAAACAGGAAATTAATGAAGGTCAACAAGGCGTATGAAAATAAAATCCGCGAGCTGAACACCATCAAAAAAGAGATGGACAATCTGCTGATCCATACAGATACGGCCGCGGTTTTTCTCGATCAGCACCTTCAATTGAAATTGTTCACTCCGAAAGCGGCTCATATGTTTGAGCTGGACAAGCGGGATATCGGGAGTTCCGCGAAAGTTTTGGGAAACCGGCTCAAATACGAAGCATATGCAGAAGGTGTGAAGGCGGCGCTTGAAGAAAACAGGACGATTCAAAAAGAATGGAACACATCTGCCGGCGAATGGTATGCTGTCAAAATCATACCTTATCGTAAGGCGGTAAACAGAGTGGAGGGGGTTGTCATTACATTTGCCAATATCACGGAGCTGAAAATGACGAACGAGGCTCTCCATATCAGCTCACAGGCGATCGACCAAAGTCCTGCGAACATATTAATGGCTTCTGTTGAGGGAACTGTGCAATATGCAAATAAACGGTTCTGTCAGCTGATCGGAAAAGAGCAGGCAGAAATCAGCGGCAAAAATGTGTTTAACCTGTATCATGAACATTTTGATTGCTCCGATCTGGCCGGCTGCTGGGAGCAGGTTTTAGAAAAAAATCCATGGTCAGGTGAACTGCACTGCCGTGATAATAACGGAAAAGACAGGTGGGAGCAAGTCTCGCTCGTTCCTGTTGAAGACCACGAGGGCGACGTTCAGCAAGTGATGGTGATTTCGGAGGATATCACAAATCAGAAGCAGTCTGAAAAAATGCTGATGAAATCGGAGATGCTTTCAGCCGTGGGACAGCTGGCAGCAGGGATAGCCCATGAAATCCGCAATCCGCTTACATCCCTGAAAGGGTTTCTCCAGCTGATGATCCAGAGCAAAAAATATCAAAAAGATTATGCGGAAGTCATGATGTCCGAATTTATCAGACTTGAATCGATCATCAACGAGTTTCTCGTCTTGGCGAAAACGAAATCTGCTACATATGATCCGGTGCAGGTCAATACGATCGTCGAAGATGTCTGCATGATTTTAGAGTCCCAGGCGGTCTTGAACAGCGTGCGGATCGAGAAGGAACTGAGCGGTGATCTTCCTGAGATTCTCGCGGTCACAAACGAACTGAAACAAGTATTTCTAAACATCTTAAAGAATGCGATCGAAGCAATGGAAGATGTCCAAGGTGTCATTTCCATTCGTTCCTACCGGGAGAAAGACAGCGTATTCATCATTTTTGAAGATCAGGGCAAGGGGATTTCCAAAGAAGTTCTCGAAAAGCTGGGAGAGCCATTTTACACGACGAAAGAAAAAGGAACGGGACTCGGTCTAATGGTCACCTTTAAAATCATTGAAAATCACGGAGGAAGCATCCGTTTTGAAAGTGAAGAAGGCAAAGGGACAAAAGTGAAATTGAAGCTTCCGATTAAAGAATGA